A single region of the Microtus ochrogaster isolate Prairie Vole_2 chromosome 2, MicOch1.0, whole genome shotgun sequence genome encodes:
- the LOC101994239 gene encoding olfactory receptor 4C15-like: protein MHNQSFVNEFVLLGLSQNPLIEKISFVIILLVYIATVVGNMIIVVTIVYSPTLLASPMYFFLAFLSFLDACVSSVVTPKMIADLVYERKTISFECCMTQVFAVHFFAAVEVTILAAMAYDRYVAICKPLHYSSIMNRRLCFTLVGVAWAGGFLHSTIQIIFTLQLPFCGPNVIDHFICDLFPLLKLACTDTHIFVILVFANSGSFCIIIFCFLLVSYGVILFSLRAHSSEGRRKALSTCGSHVTVVAFYFIPCILIYARPTSPFSFEKNVFVFTDVLTPLLNPMVYTFRNKKMMNAIRKMWKTFTVVSDK from the coding sequence ATGCATAACCAGAGCTTTGTCAATGAGTTTGTACTCTTGGGGCTTTCACAGAACCctctaattgagaaaatatcatttgttataattttattggTCTATATTGCAACTGTTGTGGGTAACATGATAATTGTGGTGACCATTGTCTACAGTCCTACACTGCTAGCATCCCCTATGTATTTCTTCTTGGCATTCCTGTCATTCCTGGATGCATGTGTCTCTTCTGTTGTTACACCAAAGATGATTGCAGACTTGGTTTATGAGCGGAAGACGATCTCTTTTGAATGTTGCATGACACAGGTCTTTGCTGTGCACTTTTTTGCTGCAGTGGAAGTCACCATTCTGGCAGctatggcctatgaccgctatgtggccatttgTAAGCCACTGCACTACTCTTCCATTATGAACAGGAGACTCTGTTTTACTCTAGTGGGAGTGGCCTGGGCAGGAGGATTCTTACATTCTACCATACAAATTATCTTCACTTTGCAACTGCCCTTCTGTGGACCCAATGTCATTGATCATTTCATATGTGACTTGTTCCCATTGCTGAAGCTTGCTtgcactgacacacacatttttgtcattttggtgTTTGCCAACAGTGGGTCTTTCTGCatcattatattctgttttttgcttgtttcttatgGTGTCATTTTGTTCTCTCTGAGAGCACATAGCTCTGAAGGGCGACGTAAGGCTCTGTCCACCTGTGGATCCCATGTTACTGTTGTAGCTTTTTACTTTATTCcttgtatattaatatatgccCGACCTACATCTCCATTCTCTTTtgagaaaaatgtgtttgtgtttacgGATGTCCTTACACCATTGCTCAATCCTATGGTTTATActttcagaaacaagaaaatgatgaATGCCATCAGAAAAATGTGGAAGACATTTACAGTGGTTtctgataaataa